In the genome of Coregonus clupeaformis isolate EN_2021a chromosome 1, ASM2061545v1, whole genome shotgun sequence, one region contains:
- the LOC121584595 gene encoding cytochrome c oxidase assembly factor 3 homolog, mitochondrial yields the protein MYNQKPTVDPEVPFAKRIDPNKEDLTRDEFYFIRQVELAQWKKKSQQLRGRNIATGLAIGAFVLGIYAYTFYSVKQEKIMDELDEEAKFARMRGAKTGTN from the exons ATGTATAACCAGAAACCGACGGTGGATCCTGAAGTCCCTTTTGCCAAGAGAATAGATCCAAACAAGGAGGATCTTACCAGGGACGAGTTCTACTTCATCAGACAAGTGGAGCTTGCGCAATGGAAGAAGAAATCTCAGCAACTGAGGGGCCGTAATATTGCAACAGGACTTGCAATCGGAGCCTTTGTATTGGGAATTT ATGCCTACACGTTTTACTCAGTGAAACAGGAGAAGATCATGGATGAGCTGGATGAGGAGGCCAAGTTCGCGAGGATGAGGGGGGCAAAGACAGGCACCAACTGA